In the genome of Hymenobacter cellulosivorans, one region contains:
- a CDS encoding ArsR/SmtB family transcription factor — MDTKSLVKLAKSLSDPTRLRLLQEIAKGEITVCADLFQYVPISQPSMSQHLKALSEAGLIESHKEGRNMCMSINAEKLKELEDFLQLLKPGSAPQ; from the coding sequence ATGGATACCAAGTCCCTCGTCAAGCTAGCCAAATCCCTCAGCGACCCGACCCGTCTTCGCTTGTTGCAGGAAATTGCAAAAGGAGAAATTACGGTGTGTGCTGACTTGTTTCAGTACGTGCCCATCAGCCAGCCCTCGATGTCCCAGCACCTCAAAGCCCTCTCCGAGGCGGGCTTGATTGAGTCGCATAAAGAAGGTCGGAACATGTGCATGTCCATCAATGCGGAAAAACTTAAGGAGTTGGAAGACTTTCTGCAACTGCTCAAACCAGGCTCTGCTCCCCAGTAA
- a CDS encoding pectinesterase family protein, with translation MQSTLARQVLPIQFWVLVGFFLLAFPFGSFAQAFDLTVAQDGTGNYTTVQAAINAAPTGRTTPFTIFIKNGKYLERVTIPANKPFLQLIGESVANTRIAFNLANVPSFPGNTSTVIINASDITAVNITFENFWGESPQALAMYTTGDRIAFKNCRFLGGQDTVQLNSQAGNRTYFKDCYIDGVVDFIFGAGRGVFENCIIYARTRRDGGPGGYITAANTQPGQPYGFVFRNCIIPENRGTTTYTLGRPWQNDLGSTSTDRSHTKVVWLNTTMGSSIKPVGWQVWDAGTVTSVIQYAEYKSRDFSGSLVNISQRVPWSSQLADADTVNYTRAAVLGNWSPCSVLPNFCASAPAPIAVSNFLALKGTATAPSVLQWNLSWPIGGVQYQLFRSSVRRGTYAPVYTTTSTVATNINFGTTDPIPTPGTTYYYYVRASKSGLAAHVTDTLQVSSTPTILTMGSFQAFLQGGNQPSAAQNLLVGGENLTAGLVITPPTSFQVSVNGGNTWSSSATLTPSTNGVVASTTLSLRLNAANVGTYTGSLSLTSTGAATVSLPLNGTAQAAALPQSFPLLWWTMARTNQDSAAVRSSAVTGSVPTFRKFVSSSGSAAATIPPYSTRYGQAFAPVADGGWTTALGGPGGNLNRTFYEQFTVTPSGTTPVRVDSVSFTSYVTGSTSNTKMAVVWSRSGFATDSADVSGGAGPGGLLPSTANASFTTPVFLGTQTAYRLAFAGASGTTLQAGQRLTFRVYFSCGSTTTTTRFSTLKNVLVKGEALVVTGMRRASTTWQLYPNPATAQALLVHPMATQESAITIYSSMGQQVATISCPVGNQQTLLDLQHLVSGQYLVRYSNGTTQFTAKLLKQ, from the coding sequence ATGCAAAGTACCCTTGCTCGTCAGGTCCTTCCCATCCAATTCTGGGTGTTGGTCGGCTTTTTCCTGTTGGCTTTTCCCTTCGGGTCCTTCGCGCAGGCGTTCGACCTGACCGTGGCCCAGGACGGCACCGGCAATTACACCACGGTGCAGGCTGCTATTAACGCCGCCCCCACGGGCCGCACCACACCGTTTACCATCTTCATCAAGAACGGCAAGTACCTGGAGCGGGTGACGATTCCGGCCAATAAGCCATTTCTGCAGCTGATTGGGGAGAGCGTGGCCAATACCCGCATTGCCTTCAACCTGGCCAACGTGCCTTCGTTCCCCGGCAACACGTCCACCGTCATCATCAACGCCTCGGACATTACGGCGGTGAACATCACCTTCGAAAACTTCTGGGGGGAGTCGCCGCAGGCCCTGGCCATGTACACCACCGGCGACAGGATAGCCTTCAAGAACTGCCGCTTTCTGGGCGGGCAGGATACCGTGCAGCTCAACTCGCAGGCGGGTAACCGCACCTATTTCAAGGACTGTTACATCGACGGCGTGGTCGACTTCATCTTCGGCGCGGGCCGGGGCGTGTTCGAAAACTGCATCATCTATGCCCGCACCCGGCGCGACGGTGGCCCAGGCGGCTACATCACGGCGGCCAACACCCAACCCGGGCAGCCCTACGGCTTTGTGTTCCGCAATTGTATCATCCCCGAAAACCGAGGCACGACGACCTACACGCTGGGCCGCCCCTGGCAGAACGACTTGGGCTCGACGTCCACCGACCGCTCGCACACCAAAGTGGTGTGGCTGAACACCACCATGGGCAGCTCCATCAAGCCCGTCGGCTGGCAGGTGTGGGACGCCGGCACCGTGACCAGCGTTATTCAGTACGCCGAGTATAAGAGCCGGGATTTCAGCGGCAGCCTGGTCAACATCAGCCAGCGCGTGCCCTGGTCCAGCCAGCTCGCCGATGCCGACACCGTGAACTACACCCGCGCTGCCGTGCTCGGCAACTGGAGCCCGTGCAGCGTATTGCCCAACTTCTGCGCTAGCGCGCCCGCCCCCATCGCCGTGTCGAATTTCCTGGCCCTGAAAGGCACGGCGACGGCGCCTTCCGTCCTGCAGTGGAACCTCAGCTGGCCCATCGGCGGCGTGCAGTACCAGCTGTTCCGCAGCAGCGTGCGCCGCGGTACCTACGCCCCGGTTTACACCACCACGTCGACCGTTGCCACCAACATCAACTTCGGCACGACGGACCCTATCCCCACTCCGGGCACCACCTATTACTACTACGTGCGCGCTTCCAAGTCCGGCCTAGCTGCGCACGTGACCGATACGCTGCAGGTGTCGAGCACGCCCACCATCCTGACCATGGGCAGCTTCCAGGCGTTCCTGCAGGGTGGGAATCAGCCCTCGGCGGCGCAGAACCTCCTCGTCGGCGGCGAAAACTTGACGGCCGGGCTGGTCATCACTCCGCCCACGAGCTTCCAGGTTTCGGTCAATGGCGGCAACACCTGGTCATCAAGCGCCACCCTCACGCCCAGCACGAATGGTGTTGTGGCCAGTACCACCCTGAGCTTGCGCCTGAACGCCGCCAACGTGGGTACGTACACGGGCAGCCTGAGCCTCACCAGCACGGGCGCGGCAACCGTCAGCCTGCCCCTGAACGGCACGGCGCAAGCCGCCGCCTTGCCGCAGTCGTTTCCGCTGCTGTGGTGGACCATGGCCCGCACCAACCAGGACAGCGCCGCCGTGCGCAGCAGTGCCGTGACGGGCAGCGTACCAACGTTTCGCAAGTTTGTTAGCTCCTCAGGCTCCGCTGCGGCCACCATTCCGCCTTATTCCACCCGTTACGGCCAGGCGTTTGCCCCAGTGGCCGATGGGGGCTGGACCACGGCCCTCGGCGGCCCCGGTGGCAACCTGAACCGCACCTTCTATGAGCAGTTCACCGTGACACCCAGCGGCACGACGCCCGTACGGGTAGATTCGGTGTCGTTCACCTCCTACGTCACGGGCTCGACCAGCAACACGAAAATGGCAGTCGTATGGTCGCGCAGCGGCTTTGCTACTGACTCGGCCGACGTGAGTGGTGGCGCTGGCCCCGGTGGGTTGCTGCCCAGCACAGCCAATGCGAGCTTTACGACGCCGGTTTTCCTGGGCACGCAGACTGCTTACCGCCTGGCTTTTGCCGGTGCCAGCGGTACGACGTTACAGGCCGGACAGCGCCTCACGTTCCGGGTGTATTTTAGCTGTGGCTCCACGACGACCACGACCCGATTTTCGACCCTCAAAAATGTGCTGGTGAAAGGGGAGGCGCTGGTGGTAACCGGTATGCGCCGCGCTAGTACCACTTGGCAGCTGTACCCCAATCCAGCTACGGCACAGGCGTTGCTGGTGCATCCAATGGCCACGCAGGAATCCGCCATCACCATCTATTCCTCGATGGGGCAGCAGGTCGCCACCATTTCTTGTCCGGTTGGCAACCAACAGACCCTGCTTGACCTGCAGCACCTCGTCAGCGGCCAGTATTTAGTGCGCTATAGCAACGGCACCACGCAATTCACGGCCAAACTGCTCAAGCAGTAG
- a CDS encoding organic hydroperoxide resistance protein: MKKNLYTAEASATGGRSGHVRSSDSVIDMDMSVPEGLGGKKGATNPEQLFAAGYASCFQQALIVIAGRENLKLSPESTVQCAVTLFQDGESYGLSAVLDVDLKDMDQQQAFGLVNKAHQICPYSVGTRGNMEVELKVAGQAAPVAADKE, encoded by the coding sequence ATGAAAAAGAATCTGTATACGGCCGAAGCTTCGGCCACTGGCGGCCGTAGCGGCCATGTGCGTTCCTCCGACAGCGTAATCGACATGGATATGTCGGTGCCTGAAGGGCTGGGCGGCAAAAAAGGCGCTACCAACCCCGAGCAGCTCTTTGCCGCTGGTTATGCCTCTTGCTTTCAGCAAGCCTTGATTGTCATTGCTGGCCGGGAAAACCTCAAGCTAAGCCCCGAAAGCACCGTGCAGTGCGCCGTAACGCTGTTTCAGGATGGCGAATCGTATGGTCTGAGCGCTGTCCTGGATGTCGACCTGAAGGATATGGACCAGCAGCAAGCTTTTGGCTTGGTCAATAAAGCTCACCAAATCTGCCCGTATTCCGTCGGCACACGCGGTAATATGGAAGTCGAGCTGAAAGTAGCCGGGCAAGCTGCTCCGGTAGCCGCCGACAAAGAATAG
- the sucC gene encoding ADP-forming succinate--CoA ligase subunit beta, with translation MNIHEYQGKEILKSYGVRVQEGIVADTAEEAVEAAKKLTADTGTSWHVIKAQIHAGGRGKGGGVKLAKNLEQVKDIAGQIIGMQLVTKQTGAEGRKVHKVLVAQDVYYPGASEPKEYYMSVLLDRTSGKNVIIYTTEGGMDIEEVAEAHPEKIHKEIIDPRVGLQGFQARKIAFNLGTEGEAFKEMVKFVTALYKAYDDTDSSMFEINPVLKTSDNKILAVDAKVTLDENALYRHKDFVALRDTNEEDPLEVEASASNLNYVKLDGNVGCMVNGAGLAMATMDIIKLSGGEPANFLDVGGGANAQTVEAGFRIILKDPNVKAILINIFGGIVRCDRVANGVVEAYKNIGDIKVPIIVRLQGTNAEEGARIIDESGLKVYSAVLLKDAAQKVKEVLASQGV, from the coding sequence ATGAACATTCACGAGTATCAGGGTAAAGAAATCCTCAAAAGCTACGGCGTACGCGTGCAGGAAGGCATTGTGGCCGACACCGCTGAAGAAGCTGTTGAAGCGGCTAAAAAGCTGACCGCCGACACCGGCACCAGCTGGCACGTGATTAAGGCCCAGATCCACGCGGGTGGCCGCGGTAAAGGGGGCGGGGTGAAACTCGCCAAAAACCTGGAGCAGGTAAAAGACATTGCCGGCCAGATCATCGGCATGCAGCTTGTAACCAAGCAAACCGGTGCTGAAGGTCGCAAAGTGCATAAAGTGCTGGTCGCCCAGGACGTGTACTACCCCGGTGCTTCCGAGCCCAAGGAATACTACATGAGCGTGCTACTCGACCGTACGTCGGGCAAAAACGTCATCATCTACACTACCGAGGGTGGTATGGACATTGAGGAAGTGGCTGAGGCCCACCCCGAGAAGATCCACAAGGAAATCATTGACCCCCGCGTGGGTCTGCAGGGCTTCCAGGCCCGCAAAATTGCCTTCAACCTCGGCACCGAGGGCGAAGCCTTCAAGGAAATGGTGAAGTTCGTAACGGCCCTCTACAAGGCCTACGACGACACCGATTCCTCGATGTTCGAAATCAACCCCGTACTGAAGACGTCGGACAACAAAATCCTGGCCGTTGACGCCAAGGTAACCCTGGACGAAAACGCCCTCTACCGCCACAAGGACTTCGTAGCCCTGCGCGACACCAACGAGGAAGATCCTTTGGAAGTAGAAGCTTCGGCCTCGAACCTAAACTACGTAAAGCTCGACGGTAACGTGGGCTGCATGGTAAACGGTGCCGGCCTGGCCATGGCTACCATGGACATCATCAAGCTCAGCGGCGGTGAGCCCGCCAACTTCCTCGATGTAGGGGGTGGAGCCAACGCTCAGACAGTGGAAGCTGGTTTCCGCATCATCCTGAAGGACCCGAACGTGAAGGCCATCCTGATCAACATCTTCGGCGGTATCGTGCGTTGCGACCGGGTAGCCAATGGTGTAGTAGAAGCCTACAAGAACATCGGCGACATCAAAGTACCGATCATTGTGCGCCTGCAGGGCACCAATGCCGAGGAAGGCGCCCGTATCATTGACGAAAGCGGTCTGAAGGTATACTCGGCCGTATTGCTGAAGGATGCTGCTCAGAAAGTGAAAGAAGTACTGGCTTCGCAAGGAGTCTAA
- a CDS encoding efflux RND transporter periplasmic adaptor subunit, whose protein sequence is MKVFSLLAGTLMLAGCAEQQAPQQAVAPPALPVAPVRTGTETTYQDYPASIEGVVNVEIRPQVTGVLERILVEEGAAVRKGQPLFKINDAPYREQLNNALAAQQAAAGAVISAQVEVDRYAPLVQNKVVSEVQLKTAQAALTVARANLQRAKAAVSSARINLGYTTITAPVSGYLGRLQTKPGSLVGPTDAQALTQLSDVHEVHTYFALGEDDFSAFRTQYAGRTLQEKLQQLPPATLVLSDQSTYPTRGKVDVVAGQFDRTTGAITLRATFANADGLLRSGNTGTIRLPLTHPNVLLVPAAATVELQDKVFVYALGDSNRVSRRALTIEGKSGANYLVRAGVKAGDRIVLQGVDHLQEGQIIQPTQPSVAAAPSQSTASSAQN, encoded by the coding sequence ATGAAAGTATTTTCTCTTTTGGCCGGCACGCTGATGCTGGCGGGCTGCGCCGAGCAGCAGGCTCCGCAGCAAGCGGTGGCTCCCCCGGCCCTGCCGGTGGCCCCGGTGCGCACCGGCACCGAAACTACGTACCAAGACTACCCGGCCTCGATTGAAGGCGTGGTGAACGTGGAAATCCGGCCGCAGGTAACGGGGGTGCTTGAGCGCATCCTCGTCGAGGAAGGCGCGGCGGTGCGCAAAGGCCAGCCGCTGTTCAAAATCAACGACGCGCCCTACCGCGAGCAGCTCAACAACGCCCTGGCCGCCCAGCAGGCCGCGGCCGGCGCCGTGATCAGCGCGCAGGTGGAAGTGGACCGGTACGCGCCGCTGGTGCAGAACAAGGTTGTCTCCGAGGTGCAGCTGAAAACGGCCCAGGCGGCCCTGACCGTGGCCCGGGCCAACCTACAGCGCGCCAAGGCGGCCGTGAGCAGTGCCCGCATCAACCTGGGTTACACTACCATTACGGCGCCCGTCAGCGGCTACCTGGGGCGGCTGCAAACCAAACCGGGCAGCCTGGTTGGTCCCACCGATGCCCAGGCCCTGACGCAGCTCTCCGACGTACACGAGGTGCACACCTACTTCGCCCTGGGCGAGGACGATTTCAGCGCTTTCCGCACCCAGTACGCGGGCCGCACGCTCCAGGAAAAGCTCCAGCAGCTGCCGCCCGCCACCCTGGTGCTTTCCGACCAAAGCACCTACCCCACGCGGGGCAAGGTGGACGTGGTGGCCGGGCAGTTTGACCGCACCACGGGCGCCATTACCCTACGGGCCACGTTTGCCAACGCCGACGGCCTGCTGCGCTCGGGCAACACGGGCACCATCCGGCTGCCCCTGACGCACCCCAACGTGCTGCTGGTGCCAGCCGCGGCCACCGTCGAGCTGCAGGACAAAGTATTCGTGTACGCGCTCGGCGACAGCAACCGCGTCAGCCGCCGGGCCCTCACCATTGAGGGCAAGAGCGGCGCCAATTACCTGGTGCGTGCGGGCGTGAAGGCCGGGGACCGGATTGTGCTGCAAGGCGTGGACCACTTGCAGGAAGGCCAGATCATTCAGCCGACCCAGCCGAGCGTGGCCGCCGCGCCCAGCCAGTCCACGGCTTCATCCGCTCAGAATTAA
- a CDS encoding transglutaminase-like domain-containing protein, whose product MMYKALTGVVLLAVLCGSSPAVAQRPVTKNQPLEFATTADPTSYTFQFSSADEPYLVTLRENYALNDIVAGQTTDLDKARTLCTWVHNRWVHDGHVRAKKPDPLSILKDADLGHNFQCIEYSIVLSGVLTAMGMPARAVYLKTADSETRREGAGHAITEVWLRDQRKWVMLDAQWDVVPLLNNKPVNVIDMQKALATDDPGLRIETASNTRAKTYFNWLSPYLYYFDTVLDNRFGVKTQPSSVMLVPKGAKYPTVFQRDTPIRRMRYTNSVTSFYPTPVEMLVGNAAKQTAPGTTSLN is encoded by the coding sequence ATGATGTATAAGGCCCTGACTGGAGTGGTCCTGCTGGCGGTGTTGTGCGGAAGTTCGCCCGCCGTAGCCCAGCGTCCGGTGACAAAAAACCAGCCTCTGGAATTTGCCACAACTGCCGACCCGACCTCGTATACTTTCCAGTTTAGCTCTGCTGACGAGCCCTACCTGGTAACGCTGCGTGAGAATTATGCTCTAAACGACATCGTTGCCGGCCAAACAACTGACCTCGATAAAGCCCGTACGCTCTGTACCTGGGTTCATAACCGTTGGGTGCATGATGGCCACGTGCGCGCCAAAAAGCCCGATCCACTATCCATTCTGAAGGACGCGGATCTGGGTCATAACTTTCAGTGCATCGAATACAGCATCGTGTTGAGTGGAGTACTAACGGCCATGGGCATGCCGGCCCGAGCGGTGTATCTCAAAACGGCAGACTCGGAAACTCGCCGCGAGGGAGCTGGTCACGCTATTACCGAAGTGTGGCTGCGGGACCAACGCAAATGGGTTATGTTGGACGCGCAGTGGGATGTTGTGCCTTTGCTTAACAACAAGCCCGTCAACGTCATCGACATGCAGAAAGCCTTGGCTACCGACGACCCAGGGTTGCGAATCGAAACAGCCTCCAACACGCGCGCCAAAACCTATTTCAACTGGCTCAGCCCTTATCTGTATTATTTCGACACGGTACTCGACAACCGGTTTGGGGTTAAAACCCAACCCAGTAGTGTAATGTTAGTACCCAAGGGCGCCAAGTATCCCACTGTCTTTCAGCGGGATACCCCCATTCGCCGCATGCGTTATACAAACTCTGTCACCTCCTTCTACCCCACCCCTGTAGAAATGCTTGTGGGCAACGCGGCTAAACAAACGGCACCTGGTACTACTAGCTTAAACTAG
- a CDS encoding efflux RND transporter permease subunit, which produces MFKVFIERPVLATVISILLVIMGALALWKLPLQQFPDIAPPVVQVTAVYPGANAETLLRSVAPSLEESINGVEHMMYMSSTASNDGSLVISVNFQLGTDPDQAAVNVQNRVAQATSQLPAEVVQQGVTVAKQQNSLVVILNLYSEDPKQYDQTFLTNYAQINLVPELKRIPGIGSAALFGGNRAYAMRVWLKPAQLASYNLTPAEVMAAIQANNLEAAPGRLGESSQEAFEYVIKYKGKRNQPADYENMVLRANVDGSMLRLKDVARVEFGAATYNGDVRIDGKPGINVGIFQSAGSNANELQIAVAKAMQKLEKDLPKGVKQQTLYSTKTALDASIEQVEHTLIEAFVLVFLVVFIFLQDFRSTLIPAIAVPVAIVGTFFFMQLVGFSINLLTLFALVLAIGIVVDDAIVVVEAVHSKLEAGAHSVKKATAHAMREITGAIISITLVMAAVFLPVGFMDGSTGVFYRQFAFTMAIAIIISAVNALTLSPALAALFLKHAPPDHDAEHPVPSTFKTRFFAGFNRSFERLTDRYVGSIKFLVRHKWVGLSGLVLVVVLTGWLAKRTPTGFIPSEDQGFVGISMALPAGASLDRTNQIAAQIEQQLQAMPAVASINLLSGFNILTSSNSASALTAFVILKPIPERGAVQDINAIMATMREKAATIKGADTFVFTTPTVPGFGNVEGLEMVLQDRNGGPLPKLGQVGREFIGELMKQPAIGMAFTSFRADYPQLEAEVDEVKAAQLGVSVQRVLQTMQAYFGSAQASDFNRFGKYYRVIVQADQPDRADLTALNGVSVKNDRGEMVPLRTLVRLKRVFGPETASRFNLFNSLTINAMPKPGYSTGDAIKAVEAVAERHLPSGYTYEFSGLTREEISSGGQSTVVFLMCIVFVYFLLAAQYESYILPFAVLLSLPAGMVGVFAAIGLADITNNIYVQVALIMLIGLLAKNAILIVEFALQRRRSGEPLVRAALNASASRLRPILMTSLAFVAGMLPMMRAQGPSALGNHSISIAAAGGMLTGVVLGLFLIPLLFVIFQRLNERLSGTPDRAARASHEPMPAHATAR; this is translated from the coding sequence ATGTTCAAAGTATTTATTGAGCGGCCCGTGCTGGCCACGGTCATCTCCATTCTGCTGGTGATTATGGGCGCGCTGGCCTTGTGGAAGCTGCCGCTCCAGCAGTTTCCCGACATTGCGCCCCCGGTGGTGCAGGTAACGGCCGTCTACCCCGGCGCCAACGCCGAAACCCTACTGCGCTCGGTGGCCCCGTCGCTGGAAGAGTCCATCAACGGCGTCGAGCACATGATGTACATGAGCTCAACGGCCAGCAACGACGGTTCGCTGGTTATCAGCGTCAATTTCCAGCTGGGCACTGACCCCGACCAGGCGGCCGTGAACGTGCAGAACCGGGTGGCGCAGGCCACCAGCCAGCTGCCGGCCGAGGTAGTGCAGCAGGGCGTGACCGTGGCCAAGCAGCAGAACAGCCTGGTGGTCATCTTGAACCTCTACTCCGAGGACCCTAAGCAGTACGACCAGACCTTTCTGACGAACTACGCGCAGATCAACCTGGTGCCGGAGCTCAAACGCATTCCGGGTATTGGGTCGGCCGCCCTGTTTGGGGGCAACCGCGCCTACGCCATGCGCGTCTGGCTGAAGCCGGCCCAGCTGGCCAGCTACAACCTGACGCCGGCCGAGGTAATGGCCGCCATCCAAGCCAACAACCTGGAAGCCGCCCCCGGCCGCCTGGGCGAAAGCAGCCAGGAAGCGTTTGAGTACGTCATCAAGTACAAGGGCAAGCGCAACCAGCCCGCCGACTACGAAAATATGGTGCTCCGGGCCAACGTCGACGGCTCGATGCTGCGTCTCAAGGACGTGGCCCGGGTGGAGTTCGGCGCAGCCACCTACAACGGGGACGTGCGCATTGATGGCAAGCCGGGCATCAACGTCGGCATTTTCCAGAGCGCTGGCTCGAACGCCAACGAGCTGCAGATTGCCGTGGCGAAGGCGATGCAGAAGCTGGAAAAGGACCTGCCGAAAGGCGTGAAGCAGCAGACGCTCTACAGCACCAAAACGGCGCTGGATGCCTCCATTGAGCAGGTTGAGCACACCCTGATCGAGGCGTTTGTGCTCGTGTTCCTCGTGGTGTTCATCTTCCTGCAGGACTTCCGCTCCACGCTCATTCCGGCCATTGCCGTGCCGGTAGCCATTGTGGGCACGTTCTTCTTTATGCAGCTGGTGGGCTTTAGCATCAACCTGCTCACACTCTTTGCCCTGGTGCTGGCCATCGGCATCGTGGTCGACGACGCCATCGTGGTGGTCGAGGCCGTGCACAGCAAGCTGGAAGCCGGCGCCCACTCGGTCAAGAAGGCTACGGCCCACGCCATGCGCGAGATTACCGGGGCCATCATTTCCATTACCCTGGTCATGGCCGCCGTGTTCTTGCCGGTGGGCTTTATGGACGGCTCGACGGGGGTGTTCTACCGGCAGTTTGCCTTCACGATGGCCATTGCCATCATCATTTCGGCCGTCAACGCACTGACGCTGAGCCCCGCCCTGGCCGCCCTCTTTCTCAAGCACGCGCCGCCCGACCACGACGCGGAGCACCCCGTGCCCAGCACGTTCAAGACCCGGTTTTTTGCGGGCTTCAACCGCAGCTTCGAGCGGCTTACCGACCGCTACGTAGGCAGCATCAAGTTTCTGGTGCGCCACAAGTGGGTGGGCCTGAGCGGCCTGGTGCTGGTGGTGGTGCTCACCGGCTGGCTGGCCAAGCGTACCCCCACCGGCTTTATTCCCTCCGAAGACCAGGGCTTTGTCGGCATCTCCATGGCGCTGCCGGCGGGCGCGTCGCTCGACCGCACCAACCAGATTGCCGCGCAAATCGAGCAACAGCTGCAAGCCATGCCGGCCGTGGCCAGCATCAACCTGCTCTCGGGCTTCAACATTCTCACGTCTTCGAACAGCGCCTCGGCCCTCACGGCATTTGTCATTCTGAAGCCCATCCCGGAGCGCGGGGCGGTGCAGGATATCAACGCCATCATGGCCACGATGCGCGAAAAGGCGGCGACCATCAAAGGGGCTGATACCTTCGTCTTTACCACGCCCACCGTGCCGGGTTTCGGCAACGTGGAGGGGCTGGAAATGGTGCTGCAGGACCGGAACGGCGGCCCGCTGCCCAAGCTCGGGCAGGTGGGTCGGGAGTTCATCGGCGAGCTGATGAAGCAGCCGGCCATCGGCATGGCCTTCACCTCGTTCCGGGCCGACTACCCGCAATTGGAAGCTGAGGTCGACGAGGTGAAAGCCGCCCAGCTGGGCGTGAGCGTGCAGCGCGTGCTGCAAACCATGCAGGCCTATTTCGGCAGCGCCCAGGCCTCGGACTTCAACCGCTTCGGCAAGTACTACCGCGTGATTGTGCAGGCCGACCAGCCCGACCGGGCCGACCTGACGGCCCTGAACGGGGTGTCGGTGAAAAACGACCGGGGCGAGATGGTGCCCCTGCGCACCCTGGTGCGGCTCAAGCGGGTGTTCGGGCCCGAGACGGCCTCGCGCTTTAACCTCTTCAATTCCCTGACCATCAACGCCATGCCCAAGCCGGGCTACAGCACCGGCGACGCCATCAAGGCGGTGGAGGCCGTGGCCGAGCGGCACCTTCCTTCGGGCTACACCTACGAGTTTTCGGGCCTGACGCGCGAGGAAATTTCGTCGGGCGGGCAGTCCACCGTGGTGTTCCTGATGTGTATCGTGTTCGTGTACTTCCTGCTGGCCGCGCAGTATGAGAGCTACATTCTGCCCTTCGCGGTGCTGCTGTCGCTGCCGGCGGGCATGGTGGGGGTGTTTGCCGCCATTGGGCTGGCCGATATCACCAACAACATCTACGTGCAGGTGGCGCTGATTATGCTCATCGGCCTGCTGGCCAAGAATGCCATCCTCATCGTGGAGTTTGCCCTGCAGCGCCGCCGCAGCGGCGAGCCGCTGGTGCGCGCCGCGCTCAATGCCTCGGCCTCCCGCCTGCGCCCCATCCTGATGACCTCGCTGGCCTTCGTGGCCGGCATGCTGCCCATGATGCGGGCGCAGGGACCTTCGGCTCTGGGCAACCATTCTATCAGCATCGCGGCCGCCGGCGGCATGCTCACGGGCGTGGTGCTGGGTTTGTTCCTCATCCCCCTGCTATTTGTGATTTTTCAACGCTTGAACGAACGCCTCAGTGGGACGCCTGACCGGGCGGCCCGGGCTTCCCACGAGCCTATGCCGGCCCACGCCACGGCCCGCTAA